The window tccgaaatcacccagaacacttccggtgtccgaatatagccgtccaatatatcaatctttatgtctcgaccatttcgagactcctcgtcatgttcgtgatcatatccgggactccgaactaacttcggtacatcaaaactcataaactcataatataactgtcatcgaaaccttaagcgtgcggaccctacgggttcgagaacaatgtagacatgaccgagacacgtctccggtcaataaccaatagcggaacctggatgctcatattggctcccacatattctatgaagatctttatcggtcagaccgcataacaacatacgttgttccctttgtcatcggtatgttacttgcccgagattcgatcgtcggtatcttaatacctagttcaatctcgttaccggcaagtctctttactcgttccgtaatacatcatctcacaactaactcattagttgcaatgcttgcaaggcttatgtgatgtgcattaccaagagggcccagagatacctctccgacaatcggagtgacaaatcctaatctcgaaatacgccaacccaacatgtacctttggagacacctatagagctcctttataatcacctagttacgttgtgatgtttggtagcacacaaagtgttcctccggcaaacgggagttgcataatctcatagtcataggaacatgtataagtcatgaagaaagcaatagcaacatactaaacgatcgggtgctaagctaatggaatgggtcatgtcaatcacatcattcttctaatgatgtgatcccgttaatcaaataacaactcttttgttcttggttaggaaacataaccatcttcgattaacgagctagtcaagtagaggcatactagtgacactctgtttgtctatgtattcacacatgtattatgtttccggttaatacaattctagcataaataataaaaatttatcatgatataaggaaataaataataactttattattgcctctagggcatatttccttcaataacatcttgagttgctgggaaaatgggtgtgtcacctagcagtgcttcaagGACatgtgctttcttggcagctatgaggatgatcctcaagttacggacccaatccgtatagttgctaccatcgtctttcagcttggttttctctaggaacgcgttgaagttgagggcaacattagcgtgggccatttgatgtacaagacatattgtaaagacattttagactaagttcatgataattaagttcatctaatcaaattatttaatgaactcccgcttagatagacatccctctagtcatctaagtgatacatgatccgagtcaactaggccatgtccgatcatcacgtgagactgactagtcatcatcggtgaacatcttcatgttgattgtatctactatacgactcatgttcgacctttcggtctctcatgttctgaggccatgtctgtacatgctaggattgtcaagtcaacctaagtgttttgcatgtgtaaatctggcttacacccgttgtatgcgaatgttaggatctatcacacccgatcatcacgtggtgcttcgaaacaacgaaccttcgcaacgatgcacagttagggggaacacatctcttgaaattttagtgagggatcatcttatttatgctaccatcgttctaagcaaataagatgtaaacatgacaaacatcacatgcaaatcataaagtgacatgatatggccaatatcatcttgcgccttttgacctccatcttcgaggcgcggcatgatcaccttcgtcaccggcatgacaccatgatctccatcatcatgatctccatcatcgtgtctccatgaagttatctccccaactattacttctactactatggctaacggttagcaatgaagtaaagtaattacatggcgtttacattgactcacatgtcatacaataaattaagacaactcctatggctcctgccggttgtcatactcatcgatatgcaagtcatgattcctattacaagaacatgatcaatctcatacatcacatatatcattcatcacatccttttggccatatcacatcatatagtataccctgcaaaaacaagttagacgtcctctaattgtgtttgcatgttttacgtggctgctatgggtttctagcaagaacgcttcttacctacgcaaaagccacaacggttatATGCcacttgctatttacccttcataaggacccttttcatcgaattcgatccgactaaagtgggagagacagacacccgctagccaccttatgcatcaagtgaatgtcagtcggtggaaccagtctcacgtaagcgtacgtataaggccggtccgggtcgcttcatcccacaatgccgctgaatcaagataagacaagtaatagtaagcaaattgaacaaatcatcgcccacaactactttgtgttctactcgtgtatagaaTATacacatagaatctacgcatagacctagctatgCGTGGCTAAGGAGGAGGTAGAGAAGAGcatgtccgtcgaggaatcggcggtggagtaccaacgcgagctctggcgtagccactactacgagtactacaaccttgagggcggcaccgaggatgaggacgaggacgatgacgcggtcgacttcagcctGGGGGACACGGAGTCCACCAACGACGACATGtcaccaggacaagtcatcgacgtctcatcttacACCGACGAGGCATAAGGCGGCGCATTGGCgactttgttaaaattatgcgcacTTAGCCTTTGTTTATAACGCTggccttttgttagagcaatgtttaggtcaactggctctgtttaattacttaaATTGCTCGATTCAATAAGTGTAGTCTGTGTGATGTAGGCtcttttgtgtacccaaattagcaagcgatgttaaattacgcAATGACATGGAAGAGCATAGTacccagggaaatttccaccaaagttTGAATGATCAAACTCATCGCAtgagcgtaaagcagaagaatcgtttgcgatgcacacatttgttcaaagtgaatggtgtccggcggcaccgTGCGCAAATTTCCCCTCACCTTTCGAATTTTTTGGCCTACCGATAAAATATCTAACTCTCCCCATTCCCACccgcttttctccccgaccacaagtcacatttcccttgtttcctcCTTCGTTCCCAAGCTATAGTCGCTTCCTCGCTCTCGTCGTCTCGCATTCGACCACCGCGGTCGCCATGGTAttcttcaatgacctctccagcggttcctgctATGACAACGACTCTTTCACCAACTGGGTatgcctctctcctctctctctctcgggttATGATTTGGAATAAAGGATTTTAACCGGCgaccgatttgagtcatttcttcctcttgtagctccctaggactatCACTTGCGATGAATGGagtgggtggctgaagatctacctgctcgttgtcaccatcaatctccatgcatgaagttagttgcgtttgaatctgtggacattgggaggaagtttctggcatgtgtagaGAAAGTTAGGCccactttcgttgttacaaatcatttgttagatgtgattcagacactatcaCTGTGTTATGTTATTCTAGATGTGATTAAGACAATGTCACAGTttctacctagtatctaaaaatgttatcATCTCACCAGCGGTGCCttgagaaaattatttggcactgctccagcagtttgtgcagccaattttgctccacacatccgagcagccaagcagtaaactaCTAAAactttatggcatgaaggaactaggcaccggagcaactaggtgctccggagtccggtTCCTTGAATTTTTCCTCTGGCATCGGCCCAGCAGTGCAGGACACCGGTGCCAAATGTAGCAACAGTTGTTTTGGTACcgattttggcatacatagtggacaaccttagtgctattagttccatgttactaaatttgtgcatgcacacctgttagtatcaatttgacgTCATCCAAACACTGCCGCTAtgatgttgcagttatatttagcttcctcataaaatgttcaatttgttatttatagtacaggactaagaacttgtagcgttgttgcagTCAATTATAACTTGTGATGTTTCTGAATTTTGTTGTTGTCTTAGtaacaattaattcatttgcacattgatcttttttagAAGATATGCCATAATTAatgtgtttcttcagtttttcaaaatatgtaTGTGCTGATTTTCTATGTTGTTAGAAACTCATTTTCCCTATAATTGTTACTGATTTAGTTTTAAATATTGTAGGATGAACATAAGTGTCTTatctggagtgggttgatcaagagtggccatagtctttgaagatgtgcctagcaaagctctggagtaTGTGTGAGGAAGAGAACATAGatagcttagagaaagtgttgtaaaTGCTGAAAAATATTTCAAGATACGAGAGaaaaagaggaagatgaagaatgagctcagatttttttgtTAGACTTTGCTAAAATTATGTTGGCGAAGGAGGATGCACTTTCCCAGTTggtcagtgcaaaacaggttcttactaaaCTTAAAGTAGAGGTCGAGAAGACGAACATGGCTGATCATGCATCTGtcaattagggaaatgaatatattcttCTAATATTGtgcttatgaagatgaactagCTATATGATGTACTGTGATGTTTTCATGTAGTtgtcgtactgtgatgttaaaatatatttatgtgcctgatatgaaattggcaaacaacatatgaaatgtgaatttgtgtaatactagaattattaattgtaaactaataaacctgctaaatgggtcatggaacttttagAAATGGTTCTATCAATAAAAGCGTGTGTGACGGATAACCCAATGTCATACAGTTTTCTTCATCGAATCGTGTGTGATATATTTGAATAAGGCAAACAGTTAATGGAGGCAGAGCATGTGTGATCATTACACCTATCGCACACAAAGCTATACAGCAAATTGTGTGGGATATagatacgaatggaaacgtttgtatgggattcactgtgtgggatgtgcatacaaacggaaacgttttcTGAGATCCAGAGTTTCAACTTGGCAATGTTGGCCAAGCAATGTTGGAGACTTATTGATAACTATGGTTCTTTGTGTACACAAATGTTAAGAGCAAGGTATTACCCCATAGGAGACATCTTAAATTATCAACTGAAGAAGGGGTCATCTTATGTATGGCAGAGTATTTGGTCCGGCATCCAAACATTCAAGAAGGGATGTATTTGGAGAGTAGGTAATGGAGAAAAGATCAATATTTGGACAGATTGCTGGATTCCGAACAGTACTTCAAAGAAAATTATTACAGTTCGGGGTAACCAAGTACTCACAAAAGTTGGAGAGCTAATTGATCCCATAATGGGAGAGTGGGATGAGATGCTAGTTTGGGAAAATTTCTGGCCAATTGATGCGGATCGCATACTACAGATTGCATTATTTCATGAGACGAAGGATTATGTCGCATCTCATCTCACGAAGAGTGGAGTTTTTTTGGTATGTTCGACTTATTACAAGCAATGGGAAGCAAACTATGATCCAGAGGAGAGTGGGTTGGCTCGTTACTCCACAGCGCCCCATCCAGTTTGGAAGAATTTATGGAATATGAAAGTACCAGCCAAAGTGAAATTTTTCATATAGAGGTGTCTGCACAACGCCATCCCGTGCTACAGTGTTCTTATGAATGGCCACGTCGGAAGGGTTTCTCAGTGCCCTTTCTGTCAAGCCAGGGCGGAAGACATTTTTCATATGTTGTTTAATTGTACTAGATCAAAAGCAGTTTGGGATGCTCTCAGGATCGCACCAGATATCAATTTCGCTAGTATGATTGATCCGTCGGGAGCAGAGCTCATGGAGTTTATCCTATGTGACTTATCTTGTCGGCTATTGTATTCTGGATCGTTGGAGTTGCCGGAGCTCATATCTACAGTGTGTTGGTACTTTTGGTGGCAACAACGGCAATTCGTTCAAGGAGAAGACATTTTGTCTCCGAAAGAATTGCGCCGGCGGCCCTTGCTTTAGCTCTGAATTTTGCTTGTGCAGCGGAGATAAAAAACACGCCTAAAATCAACAGGTGGCCGGTGTTTCTCTCTGGACAACAAATTTTAAATGTTGATGCATCGTTTACCAAGGGTGACTATGCATGCTCATGTGGAGTTGTGATCCGTGATCATCGGGGAAGTTTTATAACGGCATCTACGGCAAGACTGAAACATGTAGCTGATGTGTTCATAGCAGAAGCAGCTGCCTTGCTTGAGCTAGCAAGAAATATGGTATGCTCTAATCTGGTGGTCAGATCGGATAACTGCACGGTGGTGGATGCTATAAACTGCAACGAAGGGTATTCTATGGTGGCGGCGCCGGTTCTTGATGATTGTCGGAGTATTTTACTAGGTTTCGGGAGGGCTAATATTGAGCATTGTAGTAGAAAGACAAATTATGTAGCTCATGAGTTGGCTAGATGGGGACGTGAAAACAACTCTTCTCTTTGGGTTGATGCCCTGCCTAAGTTCATCATAAAAATGTTGGCAGATGATGTAACTATTATTTAATTAATAAAGTAAGCCTTATcataaaaaaatatgaaaaagatGAATGCTAATAAAGCTTCCTGGAGAAACTCTTCAAAGAGCTATATTAGTTTGGGCATGGCTACATGTAAGTCGCGTGACTACTAGGACTGTTCGATGAAGATCCTATGGCGCTTGGCCCTTCTTCTTCCCCAGACCGTCGCACGGGCCGCTGGCTGAACCGCCTACGACCACCACTTGTGGCCGCCGGCGCTCCCATGCAacatcgccgcctcgccctccctaAAACCGCCTCCCACCGTCGGTCTTGCTGTCGCCCCCTGGCCATCTCTCTAGCCGTGTTCATGTCCGGGTTTTTTCTCCGACGAAGTTACAAACCACCGCCGTCCTGCCTCCCTCCACCACCGCCGTTCTTTCGCCCCCACCCCTTCCTTAATGTTGGGGCTCCTTCCTTCCTTCGGCCTCCTTGACCCCAAACCGAAGTCAGACGACTGACATTTAGCAAATGTGGATTAGTTTCACCAGCTTTTGTATGCCCTAGCAATCAAGACCTTAATCCAATTATTCCTTGCCCAAAGGTAACGTGAACTATGCCGTTTTTATTCGCCATGGCAACGTGAGCTATGCTCAAGTCACTCAACCTCTCACCACATGCAAAGGTTTGAGAGAAATGCGGGAACAAACTGCGGGCTCATGTGTCCCTGTACAGACGAGCACTCAAGCCGGACCGTCTCCATCCCGCTCAACGAAACGGCTGATGACTCGCACCAGCTCCCTGTCGGCCTCCGAAGCAGGATCCGCGCCGAAAAACCCGTGCTCCTGGCCGGCGAACACGGCGAGCTCCACGTCCTTCCCCATGGCCTTCATCCGCTCCGCGTACTCCACGTTCCTGTCCCTGAAGAGGTCGCGCTCCGCGGCGACGACGAGCATGCGGCCCACGCACGTTGGCTCCAAGCTCGGGCTGCCCGGCCCAAACGGGTTCACCAGCGGGTGGTCCCTGCTCGCTCCGGCGGGCATCCCGAGCCGGAAGAACCGGTCGAACATCTCCCGCGTCAGCCATGCGGTGTCCGGCGTGTCCAGCTCTGACTGCGTCGGCTCAGCCGAGAACAGCCCCGGCATGAGGAGGATGTACCCGGAGATGCTCGCGGCCGGCTCGAGCCCCGACGTGCCGAACCGGACGGCCATGTGGTGCGCCAGGCTGCCGCCGGCGGACACGCCCGAGACGAACACCCGGCGGGAGTCGGCCGAGCCGGCGAGCCACGAGTCGTCGGAGCCGGAGGTGAGCTGGTCGCGGAGCCATAGGAGGGCCGCGGCGGCGTCCTCGTGAGCGGCGGGGAGGCGGTGCTCTGGCGCGAGGCGGTAGTCGAAGGAGAGCACGACGGCGGGAAGCTCGGCGGCCAGGCGGAGGCAGACGGCGTGGTCCTTAGGCAAGGAGTAGGAGccgaggcagaagccgccgccgtgAAAGTACACAAGCACGGGGTGCTTCCCGCCCTCTCCGTCGTCGGCCACGTCACGACGGTGCGGCCTGTACATGCGCAGCCCGAGGCCGCGGCCGGCGTCGTACACGGCGTCCTTCCACTGGACGCGGCCGTCGTTCACGTCAGCTGGTTGGAGTGGTGGCGGCCGGGAGCGGGCGACGGTGCCGTCGCTGAGCACCTGAAGTGCGCTCCCGAAGTCATCGACAACGTACGGCGCCGCCGCGTCCGCAGGAGAGGAAGACGACATTGATATATCCGTGGCGCCCTCTCTGAATTGTGGGTTTCCTGGTGCATGCGCTCTCTCGCGCGCGCGTAGGATGGCAATGGCCAATTTGGATTGACTAATAATCGATGGAGCTCTGCCGTAGGATTTATAATGTAGAGTAGCACTGTAGGTACATTGGTCTTTTCACACATTAAAAAATAGTTAATTATTAATATTATTATTATGAGAATATGCTTTTTTTCGAGAAAACTTTTAATCTATTCATCTtctatcatggcagtacaacgaacactagaaataataaaagttacatccagatccgtagaccacctaacgacgactacAATCACTGAAACGAGGCGAAGGCGCGCTGCCTCAtcacccctccctcgccggagtcgggcacaacttgttgtagtagacagtcgggaagtcgtcgtgctaaggccccgtaagaccaacgcaccagaacaacaaccatcgctgatgaagaataacgtagatcgaaaggatccaacctgaagacgcaCAAATATAGACGAACCacaaccagatccgagcaaatccaccgaggataaatccgccggagacacacctccacacgcccaccaatgaTACTAGACGCACTACCGGAACGGGGACTAGGCgggaagacctttattccatcttcagagagccgtcgccgccgtctcgtcttcctgagtagGACATAAACCCTAACAAATCTTGAAGGAACCACTAACAACGGAACCCTCCCGtcggcccttgccaggatccaccgcgcccccatggccctaaggccatcggagacgaggcggacctgcagcgaagccggcgagaggcacgaaccctaGCTTTTCTTGGAAGAGGAGGCGGGGGCTGGAAAGAGTTCCTGCGTTTATTATGCCAACTTTTATGAGAATATGCTTTTAGTCATATTAATTCAGGCCATCAAATTTGCATGAAGTTTATGTTAGAATTATGTGTCCTGCAACTATATTCAATTAACCTGAAATTGTTAAATATTCGGAATATCTTATTATGGAATTATACATGTATTTGTACATGGAATTGTTTCACATGTTCAGCATGGAATTGTTACTTGCTGGAACATACTTAAGTTTTATATATACTTAAGAAAGCTGGTCGATTATCGGTGGAATACAATATATTATTTATATTGGAAAGACTACCCGGGTACACTGATGATTGGAAGGAGCTAGATCGTATAATTAGATTACAGCCCTAATGTTGATCTACATAATTAGAGGAATTTACACTCTATTATGACGCGTTGCTCACAAGCGCGTGCTCCGGGGACAAAACGGGTAGAATCCGTTAAACAGACAAATATGATCGTGGTTGGTAATTTGATCTGGACTCTATCCCGGAAACTAGTGGAAAAGACTAGGAATTTTATATTTGTATAAGAGGTGGACTCTTTGAAACGACAATATAAAAAGGTCCCTGCCCCCTAGCCTTATATATGCGAATTGTGAGCAGCATCACGGATAAGCGCAGAGGAATTAGAGATAGACCGAAAACCCTAAATTTCTAACATCGGTATCCTGAGCAAGGTTCGGCCGCCGTCGGTTGAGCTCTAACCCGCTGCGCACTCTCCCGCCGGTCGCCGACACAATCCCATGTTTACCAGCATGTCGCCGCCTGAAGCGTCAACTCCATCGACTACGTACTGCGATGTGCGCACATGGAGGCTCCAATCTGCGCGTCGATGAGGGGTAAAATCAAGCGGCTGGGACTGCTGGCGCGTGCCCGAGAAATAGTTCACGTAGTCTCCTGCTACTGCTTGTTCGTGGATCAATCACACGCGCGACTTGATCTTGCATGCACATCGGAACATTGCTCAAGGAACTCCAGCTATCTCGCCGGAGGAAAATTGTCGCACATGGAAGGGAGCCACATGCAAAGGAAACTCAGTTTGACACGTACGTGGAATCCAGGATATATACTACTACTTCGGCAGGACAAATTTCGTGGCACGCGGAAGGAGATGGTCGGGTTGAATTTGATGAAGATGCTAAAAAAAGGATTATGGTCATCCTGCTGCAGAACCGTGCGTCCGTATGTGTGCTCATCTGGACGTAAGGACAAAGTTGTGGCAGGCTATTTCTACTTTATGCATGGATCAAGGAAAGGCCGCCATCGCTCCGCTCATATCTGCCTTGATGGTTCGCTGCCATCTTCCGTAGCGGGATCGATCAAGTATCTGCCGATTGCCATGGGTGTTTCAGTGGCAGTCAACAGTCAACACCAAATCAATCGCTGGAGGGTTTCACAGGGCTTCACCCAATCTGGAAAAGTGGAAATAGATGAACcaattgttatttggtgcatggATCGACAAAGACTAGTACTACTCTCGAGTAGTACTCCACTACAACTTGCTGGCTGTTTTTTTTTCACAAATCTGGACGGGCGCGTGATTGACAAGATGGAAGAACCTGGTGCTAGTTTCTACAGGATTTTTTTTCTGGATACAGGCAAGCTGTTGGTGAGGCATGTCAACACGCAGGACCGCGTACACTGGTACTACCTTGGCGGCTAACTACTACCGCTTCCGTTGCTGTTGCTCGATGTCCAAGGCAGTGCATGTGTTGCTGAACCTTCACTACTGCCGCTTGTACTTCGACTGTTTTTTTTTTTGGCTGGTCGGAGGAATCTACATGGACTCCGCGCACCTGTGCACACATGCTGTCAGGGAAGGAATACTCTTGCATCGTTTAATTGATTTATTTATTACATCATTATTTAATGTTctaacttgtttggttgctaatccACTACATGTAAGCGACCACGAGGAAAGTACATATCCTTGGAAGACATTTAGGAGGACTCTGAATCATGAATGCGTGGAAGGATTGCACCAAGCAAATGATTTACACACTGAAATTGCTATGGTGGAAATAATGTCCGGAAAATTACACATAACCTAGAAAGGGATTTATTAGAAGAACAAGTATTATTATTGAGCATCACTTGTTTGTGGAGGAAGATGAGAGTCACACCCAGGACAAGGAATTTTTTTCTTCATTTGTCGGTATGCCTAATTGTAATATTTGCACTACATCTATTTATTTGGGGCTATTTTTTTCAAATATAAATGGATTTTGGCTATGTCTTATTGCTGGAATACAATAGCAATTTTGTTGGCATGCTAACAATTCCAAAGGAAATATATATGTTTGTGTGCTTAGTCATTGCTGCTAAATCTTATAGACTTTGGGATTGGAAACCATGTCATTAAACTCCCTTGTGGAGGAACACCAATACTATTATAGGACACTTGTTCAACTTCAGTGAGAAGGTATTTGATTTATTGTTCTATCTTGGAATCTATTGACTATGTCATACTATTTGGAAAAGGAAGAGTGGAAAATATTGCTCAATGGCAAAATTAATGCATTACGGTTTTTCACACAATGGTCTATCTTTCTTGATATCCGTTGGAAGTTGGCAAACAAAATTGTTTATATTTGGCAAAGATAACTCCATATGGAGGAATACCAACAATGGGAACACATGCTTGGAATCGTACTATCTACATCATCAATGACTTGGTCACATATCTTGGAACTAAATGAATTGGCTTATTGATTATGGAATTCTAGACTTTAGTGGGAGGACTATGGTATCTTGTGAAGCATATATGATGGTATTTTCGGTTTATATACACCTTTTCTGAAGGTGGGAAAAGAAAAGGCTTCATATCATTATTTACTTTGGTAACCTTATGGTATCTTTCTTTGCACTCCCACTAGAGGTCGGGTTATTTATTTTTATCTCATCATTGATTATTGCACTTGATATGGTTATGTTTATACCATTTCAAAATACAAGTTGGAATGTTTTTATTGTGCTTGACACATGTTATACTGAAGTGGAAAATCAGTTGATTAAATAATATCATAGTTTTAACAACTGATTGGTGGGGGAATTACACTTCACGAATATATCATTTGTATGTAAAGAGCATGGAACTATTCACCATTGTAATATACCGTACACTCCACAAATGAATGGAGGAATTGACTGTCTTGTATACTCCCTTGTTTCTTTGGAAATAAGCATTGCATACTATCATTTATTGATATCATTCTCCATCTAGTACAGTCACTTGACTGGAAGGAAATCTTCTATTTTTGACATGAAATTCTCAGTTATTACAAAGCGCACACCTGGAAATTTTTATGGTTATTCTAGTGGATCAAAGGATGTTTCCTTAGTTATCTGGAAAAAGAATACTGGTGGAAAATAGGAACACAATCATTTTTATGATCTGGGTGGAATTATTGACAGTCATACTAGAATATAATCTTGATCCCATGGAAACTACAAGTGACACTCCCAACATGACATGCTTAGGATAAGTGGGAGGAATAAGCTTGGAATATCATGTCTGGATAATTGTTATGTGTTGTTGGCGGATGTCACTCTAAAATTTTAGAGGAATCACTACATTCTCTTAAAGTTTTTTTAAATCAATATCAA is drawn from Triticum dicoccoides isolate Atlit2015 ecotype Zavitan chromosome 4A, WEW_v2.0, whole genome shotgun sequence and contains these coding sequences:
- the LOC119288552 gene encoding probable carboxylesterase 15, whose translation is MSSSSPADAAAPYVVDDFGSALQVLSDGTVARSRPPPLQPADVNDGRVQWKDAVYDAGRGLGLRMYRPHRRDVADDGEGGKHPVLVYFHGGGFCLGSYSLPKDHAVCLRLAAELPAVVLSFDYRLAPEHRLPAAHEDAAAALLWLRDQLTSGSDDSWLAGSADSRRVFVSGVSAGGSLAHHMAVRFGTSGLEPAASISGYILLMPGLFSAEPTQSELDTPDTAWLTREMFDRFFRLGMPAGASRDHPLVNPFGPGSPSLEPTCVGRMLVVAAERDLFRDRNVEYAERMKAMGKDVELAVFAGQEHGFFGADPASEADRELVRVISRFVERDGDGPA